The following are from one region of the Stenotrophomonas lactitubi genome:
- a CDS encoding alpha/beta fold hydrolase, which produces MRVIAAALLACVPLSALAAPAYGPRLEGFDYGYPVKTFALESQRQPLEMAYLDVAPKKKPIGVVVLLHGKNFCAATWKETIKPLVAAGYRVIAPDQVGFCKSSKPERYQYSFGQLADNTHALLQQLQLDDVPVHVVGHSMGGMLAIRYALMYPQELRSLSLVNPIGLEDWKALGVPWRSVDAWYAGEMNISYDSIRRYQLDVYYDGKWKPAYEPWARMQSGMYEGPGKQQVAWSQALTSDMVFNQPVVHELKNLQVPTTLFIGQKDRTAIGRDQASPELKATLGNYPALGKAAAAAIPGSTLVEFAALGHSPQVQDPKQFNAALLKSLKAR; this is translated from the coding sequence ATGCGTGTGATCGCTGCTGCCCTGCTTGCCTGCGTTCCGTTGTCCGCTCTCGCTGCGCCGGCCTACGGGCCGCGGCTGGAGGGGTTCGATTACGGCTATCCGGTGAAGACCTTTGCGTTGGAATCGCAGCGCCAGCCGCTGGAGATGGCCTATCTGGATGTCGCGCCGAAGAAGAAGCCGATCGGCGTGGTGGTGCTGCTGCATGGCAAGAACTTCTGTGCAGCGACCTGGAAGGAGACGATCAAGCCACTGGTGGCTGCAGGCTACCGGGTGATCGCACCGGACCAGGTGGGTTTCTGCAAATCGAGCAAGCCCGAGCGCTACCAGTATTCATTCGGGCAGCTGGCCGACAACACCCATGCGTTGTTGCAGCAGCTGCAGTTGGATGACGTGCCGGTGCATGTGGTCGGTCATTCGATGGGCGGCATGCTGGCCATCCGCTATGCGCTGATGTATCCGCAGGAACTGCGCAGTCTGTCGCTGGTCAATCCGATCGGGCTGGAGGACTGGAAGGCGCTGGGCGTGCCCTGGCGCAGCGTGGACGCGTGGTATGCCGGCGAAATGAACATCAGCTATGACAGCATCCGCCGCTACCAGCTGGACGTGTACTACGACGGCAAGTGGAAGCCGGCGTACGAACCGTGGGCGCGCATGCAGTCAGGCATGTACGAAGGCCCGGGCAAGCAGCAGGTCGCCTGGAGCCAGGCGTTGACCTCGGACATGGTGTTCAACCAACCCGTCGTCCATGAACTGAAGAACCTGCAGGTGCCGACCACCTTGTTCATCGGCCAGAAGGACCGCACGGCGATCGGCCGTGACCAGGCATCACCCGAACTGAAGGCGACGCTGGGCAACTACCCGGCACTGGGCAAGGCGGCAGCGGCGGCGATACCCGGCTCGACCCTGGTCGAGTTCGCGGCACTGGGCCATTCGCCGCAGGTGCAGGACCCGAAGCAGTTCAATGCGGCGTTGCTGAAGTCGCTGAAGGCGCGTTGA
- a CDS encoding homoserine dehydrogenase family protein, producing the protein MSALPVEIPLLGTGRLALLGTGTVGSAFVQRYQALQARGLELPSVQWLANSRTALAIDRDLALPLELARRAPRDGQSSPPWASAEGLERGDVVVDATASEDVAARHVQWLARGVHVVTANKLGRGAQLSRAQAIADRCADSGARYGDSATVGAGLPLLSSLRALVAGGDHIHAIEGVLSGSLAWLFNRYDGQSPFSAAVREALAAGYTEPDPRLDLSGEDVRRKLLILARSSGLALDASQVQVDSLVPDTLAALPLDDAVNALEQLDAPLQARWQQARANGRVLRFVGRVDGEGAQVGLRELAADHPLAQGAGTDNRVAIHSDRYRAQPLLIQGPGAGAEVTAAALLDDVLRIVG; encoded by the coding sequence ATGAGCGCTTTGCCTGTCGAAATTCCGCTGCTGGGTACCGGCCGCTTGGCGCTGCTCGGAACCGGCACCGTCGGTTCGGCCTTCGTACAGCGCTACCAGGCGCTGCAGGCACGTGGGCTGGAGTTGCCCAGCGTGCAGTGGCTGGCCAATTCGCGCACGGCGCTGGCGATCGACCGTGATCTGGCGTTGCCGCTGGAACTGGCACGCCGTGCGCCGCGCGATGGGCAGAGTTCGCCACCGTGGGCCAGCGCCGAAGGGCTGGAGCGTGGTGACGTAGTGGTCGATGCCACCGCCAGCGAAGACGTAGCGGCGCGCCATGTGCAGTGGTTGGCGCGCGGCGTGCACGTGGTGACCGCCAACAAGCTCGGCCGTGGCGCGCAGCTGTCGCGTGCGCAGGCCATCGCCGACCGTTGCGCCGACAGCGGTGCGCGCTACGGCGACAGTGCCACCGTCGGCGCCGGCCTGCCGTTGCTCAGCAGCCTGCGTGCGCTGGTTGCCGGTGGCGACCACATCCATGCCATCGAAGGCGTACTTTCCGGCTCGCTGGCGTGGCTGTTCAATCGGTATGACGGCCAGTCACCGTTCTCGGCAGCGGTGCGTGAAGCGCTGGCGGCCGGCTACACCGAGCCGGACCCGCGACTGGACCTGTCCGGCGAGGATGTGCGCCGCAAGTTGTTGATCCTCGCGCGCAGCAGCGGCTTGGCGCTGGACGCTTCGCAGGTGCAGGTCGATTCACTGGTGCCGGATACGCTCGCGGCGTTGCCGCTGGATGATGCAGTGAATGCGCTGGAGCAGCTGGATGCACCGCTGCAGGCGCGTTGGCAGCAGGCGCGCGCGAACGGTCGGGTGCTGCGTTTTGTCGGACGTGTGGATGGTGAGGGTGCGCAGGTAGGCCTGCGTGAGCTGGCGGCCGACCATCCGCTGGCACAGGGCGCGGGCACCGACAACCGCGTGGCCATCCACAGCGATCGCTACCGCGCGCAGCCGCTGTTGATCCAGGGGCCGGGCGCGGGTGCGGAAGTCACCGCAGCGGCGCTGCTGGATGACGTGCTGCGGATCGTGGGTTGA
- a CDS encoding O-succinylhomoserine (thiol)-lyase — MSLHAAEPSCCRTTAAVRAGIDRDTAHGAVTPPIVLSSNFSFEGFGNKRQYDYTRSGNPTRDLLGEALAELEGGAGGVVTATGMGAINLVLNALLQPGDTLVVPHDAYGGSWRLFNALAKKGHFELVTADLTDPRALAQALATQPKLVLVETPSNPLLRITDLRFVIDAAHKAGALVVVDNTFLSPALQQPLSFGADVVLHSTTKYINGHSDVVGGAVIARDPAVHEQLVWWGNALGLTGSPFDAFLTLRGLRTLDARLRAHQENTAAIVALLDAHPAVAKVYYPGLADHPGHAVAARQQSGFGAMLSFELASCAGDDPHAAVRAFVDGLRYFTLAESLGGVESLIAHPATMTHAAMTAEARTAAGISEGLLRLSVGIEGERDLLADLGAALARAGAVIDAVARGKQVADA; from the coding sequence ATGAGCCTGCACGCCGCTGAACCGTCCTGTTGTCGCACCACCGCCGCCGTCCGCGCCGGCATCGATCGGGACACCGCCCATGGCGCGGTCACGCCGCCGATCGTGCTGTCGTCGAACTTCAGCTTTGAAGGCTTCGGCAACAAGCGCCAGTACGACTACACCCGCAGTGGCAATCCCACGCGCGACCTGCTGGGCGAAGCGCTGGCCGAACTGGAAGGCGGCGCCGGCGGCGTGGTGACTGCCACCGGCATGGGTGCGATCAACCTGGTGCTGAACGCACTGCTGCAGCCCGGCGACACCCTGGTGGTGCCGCATGACGCGTACGGCGGCAGTTGGCGTCTGTTCAACGCGCTGGCGAAGAAGGGCCATTTCGAACTGGTTACCGCCGACCTGACCGACCCGCGCGCGCTGGCCCAGGCGCTGGCCACGCAGCCGAAGCTGGTGCTGGTGGAAACGCCGTCCAACCCGCTGCTGCGCATCACCGACCTGCGCTTCGTGATCGATGCCGCGCACAAAGCCGGTGCGCTGGTGGTGGTCGACAACACATTCCTGTCGCCGGCATTGCAGCAGCCCCTGTCGTTCGGTGCGGACGTGGTGCTGCACTCCACCACCAAGTACATCAACGGCCACAGCGACGTGGTCGGTGGTGCGGTGATTGCCCGCGATCCCGCCGTGCACGAACAGCTGGTGTGGTGGGGCAATGCACTGGGCCTTACCGGTTCACCGTTCGATGCGTTCCTGACCCTGCGCGGCCTGCGTACGCTGGACGCGCGCCTGCGCGCGCACCAGGAAAACACCGCCGCGATCGTGGCACTGCTCGATGCGCATCCGGCGGTGGCCAAGGTCTACTACCCGGGCCTGGCCGATCATCCGGGCCACGCCGTTGCCGCCCGCCAGCAGAGTGGTTTCGGCGCGATGCTGTCCTTCGAACTGGCCAGCTGTGCCGGCGATGATCCGCATGCTGCTGTGCGTGCGTTTGTCGATGGCCTGCGTTACTTCACGCTGGCCGAGTCGCTTGGGGGCGTGGAGAGCCTGATCGCGCACCCGGCAACCATGACCCACGCGGCGATGACGGCCGAAGCGCGCACTGCTGCGGGCATCAGCGAAGGCCTGCTGCGGTTGTCGGTCGGCATCGAAGGCGAGCGTGACCTGCTGGCGGATCTGGGCGCTGCACTGGCGCGCGCCGGGGCGGTGATAGATGCGGTGGCGCGTGGCAAACAGGTGGCAGACGCATGA
- the metX gene encoding homoserine O-succinyltransferase MetX: MSFATSTVLRPEPFVPVSVPVDDRVHAERGEFAAVLSMRHAGPCPVRLRYEWVGPVNAPVVVLAGGISAHRHVASNAQFPEKGWAEGLVGSGRALDPQQLRVLAFDFIGADGALDVPIDTADQADALALLLDHLGIRALKAFVGYSYGALVGQQFAIRHRARVRQLVLVSGAHRPHPYAAAWRALQRRAVALGQLQCGEDHGLALARQFAMLSYRTPEEFGERFDAAPEVVNGRVRVAAEDYLDAAGAQYVARTPVNAYLRLSESIDLHRVDPSAILPPTVVVAVEGDRLVPLADLVGLVEGLGPRGSLRVLRSPYGHDAFLKETDRIDAILATAFRTSGESA, from the coding sequence ATGAGCTTCGCCACCAGCACCGTGCTTCGCCCCGAACCCTTTGTCCCCGTCAGCGTGCCGGTCGATGACCGCGTGCACGCCGAGCGCGGCGAGTTCGCCGCTGTGCTGTCGATGCGTCATGCCGGCCCTTGCCCGGTGCGCCTGCGCTACGAGTGGGTCGGTCCGGTCAACGCACCGGTGGTGGTGCTGGCCGGCGGCATCTCCGCGCACCGCCATGTGGCCTCCAATGCGCAGTTCCCCGAGAAGGGCTGGGCCGAAGGCCTGGTCGGCAGTGGTCGCGCACTGGATCCGCAGCAGCTGCGCGTGCTCGCGTTCGATTTCATCGGCGCCGACGGTGCGTTGGATGTGCCGATCGATACCGCCGACCAGGCCGATGCGCTGGCATTGCTGCTGGACCACCTCGGCATCCGCGCGCTGAAGGCGTTCGTCGGCTATTCGTATGGTGCACTGGTCGGCCAGCAGTTCGCGATCCGCCACCGTGCACGGGTCCGCCAGCTGGTGCTGGTCAGCGGCGCACATCGCCCGCATCCGTATGCCGCTGCCTGGCGTGCGCTGCAGCGCCGTGCTGTGGCGCTGGGCCAGCTGCAGTGTGGCGAAGACCACGGCCTGGCGCTGGCTCGTCAGTTCGCGATGCTCAGCTATCGCACGCCGGAAGAATTCGGCGAGCGCTTCGACGCAGCACCGGAAGTGGTCAATGGCCGCGTCCGGGTCGCCGCCGAAGATTACCTCGACGCCGCTGGCGCGCAGTACGTGGCGCGCACGCCGGTCAATGCCTACCTGCGTCTGTCCGAGTCGATCGACCTGCACCGCGTGGACCCGAGCGCGATCCTGCCGCCGACCGTGGTGGTTGCCGTTGAAGGCGACCGCCTGGTACCGCTTGCCGACCTGGTCGGCCTGGTCGAGGGACTGGGCCCGCGTGGCAGCCTGCGCGTGCTGCGCTCGCCCTACGGCCACGACGCCTTCCTGAAAGAAACCGATCGCATCGACGCGATCCTCGCCACCGCCTTCCGCACTTCTGGAGAGTCCGCATGA
- a CDS encoding M23 family metallopeptidase: MRRLPLSCLLLPLLVSASANAADWRQGWGMVPKTAAEAAPQAASMARLRLQPIGDQWQARIDNPLSGPVQIELRAAPGTQVEGLPLQSLVQATGSLVVGHLASPSSGKALDLRLQSVPGNPAARAEDVAYRLPFEAVQLRVDQAPQGRFSHDDEENRDAIDFALPEATQVLAAREGTVMQVQDGFRGNGLDRERDAGRANFVRILHSDGSMAMYAHLQAGGMRVRPGQAVQAGQPIGLSGNSGYSTAPHLHFVVQLNRGMGLRSVPVRILAPQGELHFAREGSGDASAGR; encoded by the coding sequence ATGCGCCGTTTGCCCCTGTCCTGCCTGCTGCTGCCCCTGTTGGTGAGCGCCTCCGCGAACGCCGCCGACTGGCGCCAGGGCTGGGGAATGGTGCCGAAGACTGCAGCCGAGGCTGCGCCGCAAGCGGCGTCGATGGCGCGCCTGCGGCTGCAGCCGATCGGCGACCAGTGGCAGGCGCGGATCGACAATCCGCTGTCCGGCCCGGTGCAGATCGAGCTGCGCGCGGCCCCCGGCACGCAGGTGGAGGGCCTGCCGTTGCAGTCGCTGGTGCAGGCCACCGGCAGTCTGGTGGTGGGCCACCTTGCCTCCCCTTCCAGCGGCAAGGCACTGGACCTTCGCCTGCAGTCGGTGCCGGGCAATCCGGCCGCGCGCGCCGAAGACGTCGCCTATCGCCTGCCGTTCGAGGCCGTCCAGCTGCGTGTGGACCAGGCCCCGCAGGGCCGGTTCAGCCACGATGACGAGGAGAACCGCGACGCCATCGACTTTGCCCTGCCCGAAGCAACGCAGGTCCTGGCCGCCCGCGAGGGCACGGTGATGCAGGTACAGGACGGTTTCCGCGGCAATGGCCTGGATCGTGAACGCGATGCCGGACGCGCCAACTTCGTTCGCATCCTGCACAGCGACGGCAGCATGGCGATGTACGCCCACCTGCAGGCCGGCGGCATGCGGGTCCGGCCAGGCCAGGCCGTGCAGGCTGGCCAGCCGATCGGCCTGTCCGGCAACAGTGGCTACAGCACCGCACCGCACCTGCACTTCGTGGTGCAGCTCAACCGGGGCATGGGCCTGCGCTCGGTGCCGGTGCGCATCCTCGCCCCGCAGGGCGAATTGCACTTCGCCCGCGAGGGCAGCGGCGACGCCAGCGCCGGGCGCTGA
- a CDS encoding peptide chain release factor 3 produces MSEVATEASRRRTFAIISHPDAGKTTLTEKLLLFGGAIQMAGSVKGRKAARHATSDWMALEKERGISVTSSVMQFPYEGKIINLLDTPGHADFGEDTYRVLTAVDSALMVIDVAKGVEERTIKLMEVCRLRDTPIMTFINKLDREGKEPIDLLDEVESVLGIQCAPVTWPIGMGQRLKGVVHLITGEVHLYEQGRNFTRQDSTIFPSIDSPGLAEKIGERMLADLRDELELVQGASHPFDLQAYRAGKQTPVFFGSGVNNFGVQPLLDFFVEHAPSPQARSTTGREVAPQEPKLTGFVFKIQANMDPQHRDRVAFMRVCSGRFTAGMKTLHVRTGKDMKLANALTFMASDREIAAEAWPGDVIGIHNHGTISIGDTFTEGEAITFTGIPNFAPELFRRARLRDPLKLKQLQKGLAQLSEEGATQFFRPLTSNDLILGAVGVLQFDVAAYRLKDEYGVEATFEQVSVTTARWVHCSNEKKLEEFREKNALNLALDAAGHLVYLAPTRVNLQLAQERAPDVRFSATREAAHTVTGN; encoded by the coding sequence ATGTCCGAAGTCGCCACCGAAGCGTCGCGTCGCCGCACGTTCGCCATCATTTCCCACCCTGACGCCGGCAAGACCACGCTGACCGAAAAGCTGCTGCTGTTCGGCGGCGCGATCCAGATGGCCGGCTCGGTGAAGGGCCGCAAGGCTGCCCGCCACGCCACCTCGGACTGGATGGCGCTGGAAAAGGAGCGCGGCATCTCCGTCACCTCCTCGGTGATGCAGTTCCCGTACGAAGGCAAGATCATCAACCTGCTCGACACCCCGGGCCACGCCGACTTCGGCGAGGACACCTACCGCGTGCTGACCGCGGTGGACTCGGCGCTGATGGTGATCGACGTGGCCAAGGGCGTGGAAGAGCGCACCATCAAGCTGATGGAAGTGTGCCGCCTGCGCGACACCCCGATCATGACCTTCATCAACAAGCTCGATCGCGAGGGCAAGGAACCGATCGACCTGCTGGATGAAGTTGAAAGCGTGCTCGGCATCCAGTGCGCACCGGTCACCTGGCCGATCGGCATGGGCCAGCGCCTGAAGGGCGTGGTCCACCTGATCACCGGCGAAGTGCACCTGTACGAACAGGGTCGCAACTTTACCCGTCAGGATTCGACCATCTTCCCGTCGATCGATTCGCCCGGGTTGGCCGAGAAGATCGGCGAGCGCATGCTGGCCGATCTGCGCGACGAACTGGAACTGGTGCAGGGCGCCAGCCACCCGTTCGACCTGCAGGCCTACCGGGCCGGCAAGCAGACCCCGGTATTCTTCGGTTCGGGCGTGAACAACTTCGGCGTGCAGCCGCTGCTGGACTTCTTCGTCGAGCACGCGCCGTCGCCGCAGGCACGCTCCACCACCGGCCGCGAGGTCGCCCCGCAGGAGCCGAAGCTGACCGGCTTCGTGTTCAAGATCCAGGCCAACATGGATCCGCAGCACCGTGACCGGGTGGCCTTCATGCGCGTCTGCTCGGGCCGGTTCACTGCCGGCATGAAGACCCTGCACGTGCGCACCGGCAAGGACATGAAGCTGGCCAATGCGCTGACCTTCATGGCCAGCGACCGTGAAATCGCTGCCGAGGCGTGGCCGGGCGATGTGATCGGCATCCACAACCACGGCACCATTTCCATCGGTGACACCTTCACCGAAGGCGAAGCGATCACCTTCACCGGCATCCCCAACTTCGCCCCGGAACTGTTCCGTCGCGCCCGCCTGCGCGATCCGCTCAAGCTCAAGCAGCTGCAGAAGGGCCTGGCACAATTGTCCGAGGAAGGCGCGACCCAGTTCTTCCGTCCGTTGACCAGCAACGACCTGATCCTGGGTGCGGTGGGCGTACTGCAGTTCGATGTGGCTGCCTACCGCCTGAAGGACGAATATGGCGTGGAAGCCACCTTCGAGCAGGTCAGCGTGACCACGGCGCGCTGGGTCCATTGCAGCAACGAGAAGAAGCTGGAGGAGTTCCGCGAGAAGAATGCGCTGAACCTGGCCCTCGACGCCGCCGGCCATCTGGTCTACCTGGCGCCGACCCGGGTCAACCTGCAGCTGGCGCAGGAACGCGCGCCGGATGTGCGTTTCTCGGCAACCCGGGAAGCCGCGCATACGGTCACCGGCAACTGA
- the trhA gene encoding PAQR family membrane homeostasis protein TrhA produces MSTTSVVSIREEIASALTHGLGAVLALAASAVLITLAAIYGDGWQLASAIVFGIALLLLYTASTLYHAIQHPQAKGRLKVFDHCAIYVLIAGTYTPFTLIGLRGPWGWGMFTAIWALALGGVVFKLFYTGRFKVLSTVIYIAMGWLVVVAIKPMWASIDGGTLAWLFGGGLSYTLGTYFYHRESIPYSHAIWHLFVIGGSVCHFVAVTRQVL; encoded by the coding sequence ATGTCCACGACTTCCGTTGTTTCGATCCGTGAAGAAATCGCCAGCGCCCTGACCCACGGGCTGGGCGCGGTGCTTGCCCTGGCCGCCAGCGCGGTATTGATCACCCTGGCCGCGATCTACGGCGATGGCTGGCAGCTGGCCAGCGCGATCGTGTTCGGCATCGCCCTGCTGCTGCTGTACACCGCCTCCACGCTGTACCACGCCATCCAGCACCCGCAGGCCAAGGGCCGCCTGAAGGTGTTCGACCATTGCGCGATCTATGTGCTGATCGCCGGCACCTATACCCCGTTCACCCTGATCGGCCTGCGCGGCCCCTGGGGCTGGGGCATGTTCACCGCGATCTGGGCGCTGGCGCTCGGCGGCGTGGTGTTCAAACTGTTCTACACCGGCCGCTTCAAGGTGTTGTCCACGGTGATCTACATCGCCATGGGCTGGCTGGTGGTGGTGGCGATCAAGCCGATGTGGGCCTCGATCGATGGCGGCACCCTGGCCTGGCTGTTCGGCGGCGGCCTGTCCTACACGCTGGGCACCTACTTCTACCACCGCGAATCCATCCCCTATTCGCATGCGATCTGGCACCTGTTCGTGATCGGCGGCAGCGTCTGCCACTTCGTCGCAGTGACCCGACAGGTGCTGTGA
- a CDS encoding AsmA family protein, translating to MNAASAPAAPKASRWRLRRPGPRGQRWLAVLVFLFAAILVLIALWDWNWFKGPVERAVQARTGRALHIGNLDVDLGRTTTVRADTLTFANAPWAKQPNMASADRVEIDVRVWPLLRGNVQLPEVRLTRPDVLLETAPRKGDPGNWNFLGDSKGGTTPQLKGLRIDDGRLQFLDALGRTDILVNVRSGEPKRADAAPPLLVAGKGRWRGNPFILSGGTESPLELTDSGHPFRIHLDGRAGATHAIASGTLTNPFQLQVFDLQFALSGNDLADLYPLLGIAIPPSPPYALDGRLKRDHQVWRYERFTGKVGDSDLGGDVQFDVSRERPRMTANLVSRRLDFDDLAGFVGAPPKTGGGETANAEQRAEAARVAASAKVLPATPYNLGKLRAMDADVRWKAQRINAPKLPLDDMDAHLLLDDGVLRLDPLNFGVAGGDIRSTIRMDARRPQIATSLKASVRGVQLGQLFPDAKLAEQAKGGISGDIDLTGNGNSIAAMLGSSSGNVALGMGRGHVGNLLMEVAGLDITESLKFLFTGDKQIPLRCAFADFGVREGLMHTRSMAVDTTDTIILGEGDVSLRDETLDLLLKPRPKDRSILVLRSPLRIGGTFKDPSFRPDFKALGIRGAVALTLGSIAPPAALLATIELGPGKDADCGGHYAK from the coding sequence GTGAATGCTGCCTCTGCTCCTGCTGCTCCCAAGGCGTCGCGCTGGCGCCTGCGTCGCCCCGGCCCACGCGGGCAGCGTTGGCTCGCCGTGCTGGTGTTCCTGTTCGCGGCGATCCTGGTCCTCATCGCCCTCTGGGACTGGAACTGGTTCAAGGGCCCGGTGGAACGTGCGGTGCAGGCCCGTACCGGGCGCGCCCTGCACATCGGCAACTTGGATGTCGACCTCGGCCGCACCACCACTGTGCGCGCCGATACCCTCACCTTCGCCAATGCGCCGTGGGCGAAACAGCCGAACATGGCCAGCGCCGACCGGGTCGAGATCGACGTGCGCGTGTGGCCACTGCTGCGCGGCAACGTGCAGCTTCCCGAAGTCCGCCTGACCCGCCCTGACGTACTGCTGGAGACGGCGCCGCGCAAAGGTGACCCGGGCAACTGGAACTTCCTCGGCGACAGCAAGGGCGGCACCACGCCGCAGCTCAAGGGCCTGCGAATCGATGATGGCCGCCTGCAGTTCCTCGACGCGCTCGGCCGCACCGATATCCTGGTAAACGTGCGCAGCGGCGAACCGAAACGGGCCGACGCCGCACCACCGTTGCTGGTGGCCGGCAAAGGCCGCTGGCGGGGCAATCCCTTCATCCTGAGTGGTGGCACCGAATCGCCGCTTGAACTGACCGACAGCGGCCATCCCTTCCGCATCCACCTTGATGGCCGCGCTGGCGCGACCCATGCCATTGCCAGCGGCACCTTGACCAACCCGTTCCAGCTGCAGGTGTTCGACCTGCAGTTCGCGCTGAGCGGCAACGACCTGGCCGACCTCTATCCATTGCTGGGCATCGCCATTCCGCCCTCCCCGCCATATGCCCTGGATGGTCGCCTGAAGCGTGATCACCAGGTGTGGCGCTACGAGCGCTTCACCGGCAAAGTCGGCGACAGCGATCTGGGCGGCGATGTGCAGTTCGATGTCTCCCGGGAACGCCCACGGATGACCGCGAACCTGGTGTCGCGTCGTCTGGATTTCGATGACCTTGCCGGCTTCGTCGGTGCACCGCCGAAGACCGGTGGCGGCGAGACCGCCAATGCAGAACAGAGAGCCGAGGCTGCGCGCGTGGCCGCCAGCGCAAAGGTGCTGCCAGCCACCCCGTACAACCTGGGCAAGCTGCGTGCGATGGATGCCGACGTGCGCTGGAAGGCCCAGCGCATCAATGCGCCGAAGCTGCCGCTGGACGACATGGATGCGCATCTGCTGCTGGATGATGGTGTGCTGCGGCTGGACCCGCTGAACTTCGGCGTTGCCGGCGGCGACATCCGCAGCACGATCCGCATGGACGCACGACGCCCGCAGATCGCCACTTCGCTCAAGGCCAGCGTGCGCGGCGTGCAGCTGGGCCAGTTGTTCCCCGATGCCAAGCTGGCCGAGCAGGCCAAGGGTGGGATCAGCGGCGACATTGATCTGACCGGCAACGGCAACTCGATCGCGGCGATGCTCGGCAGCAGCAGCGGCAACGTGGCGTTGGGCATGGGCCGCGGCCATGTCGGCAACCTGCTGATGGAAGTGGCGGGGCTGGACATCACCGAGTCGCTGAAATTCCTGTTCACCGGCGACAAACAGATTCCGCTGCGCTGCGCCTTCGCCGATTTCGGCGTGCGCGAGGGCCTGATGCATACCCGGTCGATGGCAGTGGACACCACCGACACGATCATCCTCGGCGAGGGCGATGTCAGCCTGCGCGATGAAACACTGGACCTGCTGCTGAAGCCACGACCGAAGGACAGGAGCATCCTGGTACTGCGCTCGCCGCTGCGCATCGGTGGCACCTTCAAGGACCCGTCGTTCCGTCCGGACTTCAAGGCGCTGGGTATCCGTGGTGCGGTGGCGCTGACGCTGGGCAGCATCGCGCCGCCGGCGGCACTGCTGGCCACCATCGAACTGGGCCCGGGCAAGGATGCCGACTGCGGTGGGCACTACGCGAAATAG
- a CDS encoding CBS domain-containing protein — protein MTSVRQLLDGKSPEVHAVAPGAAVIDAIRLMAQKGIGAVLVMDGPRLVGILSERDYARKIVLHDRSSRDTAVSEIMTAKVVTVSPGEQVEHCLQLVTDYRIRHLPVVEGGQVLGVISIGDLVKSVIDAQRRELDQLQQYIVAG, from the coding sequence ATGACGTCGGTACGGCAACTGTTGGACGGCAAGTCCCCTGAAGTGCATGCGGTCGCGCCTGGTGCGGCGGTGATCGATGCGATCCGGCTGATGGCGCAGAAGGGCATCGGTGCGGTGCTGGTGATGGACGGACCGCGACTGGTCGGGATCCTGTCCGAGCGTGATTACGCACGCAAGATCGTGCTCCACGATCGTTCGTCGCGCGATACGGCGGTGTCGGAGATCATGACCGCGAAAGTAGTGACAGTGAGTCCCGGTGAGCAGGTAGAACACTGCCTGCAACTGGTGACCGATTACCGCATCCGCCATCTGCCGGTGGTCGAGGGCGGGCAGGTACTTGGGGTGATTTCCATCGGTGACCTGGTGAAGTCGGTGATCGATGCGCAGCGGCGCGAGCTGGATCAGCTGCAGCAGTACATCGTGGCGGGGTAA